The genomic interval TTTTAGCATTCCAGTAAGAAACTCCACAGGAAATCGTAATAACTGGACTTGTATTTTCTCTTACACACTTAACAATTCTCTCCGCTATAATAATCCCCGTTTTAAGGTCTACTTGGGGCAAATAAACAGAAATCTCTTCTCCACCCCAACGGGCGGCAACGTCATCCTCACGAATATTATTTTTAATAATATTCGCAACTTGAACAAGAACTTCATCACCAGTTTGATGGCCATATGTGTCATTAATTCTTTTAAAATCATCAATATCAATTAACACGAAGGTACCTTGCCGATCCTTATTTATCGATTGCTCAATACGTTCATTAAAATAGCTTCGCGAGAATAATTGTGTTAAATGATCTGTTTTGACTAATGTTTCTAACTCCTCACGTAACAAAGAGTTTGTTAGTGCGAGCGTGGTATGATGTATTAATGATTGAAGCAATTTAAACATATCGAAGGAAAAATGATAAGGTTCTTTATGAAGAACCAATGCACATCCTTTTAGGTTGTTGCTTTGAACCATTGGAACAGCCATTACTGATGAATATGTTGCATCATGTATATATGATTTTATATCACCAATAAATAGACCTTCTAAATCCTTTTCAATTTTTTCACGTAAATATTCAATATATACATTAATTTCTTCTGTGCTAAAGAATTTTGTACTTCCTGGAAAGAATTGAATCATCCCGTATTGATTAATATAGAAAAATCCAACTTCTTCAGCATCGAATGAATCCATTATTTTAGAAGATAGATATGTCATTGTATCTGTAAATTTTAAGTTTTTATTTAATCGATGTGATATTTCATTAATTAATTGTAAATCTTTTATTAATCTTTTAGACTGTTCATACAATTGAGCATTTTCCAATGCTGTTCCAGCTGCATTTGCAAGCATTGTTATGTAACCTTTATTTTCCTCATCAAGTTCAGTGTTGTGATTAATAACCACCTGGAGAACACCATACACACCTTGTTTTCCTTTTATAGGAAAATAAAACAAGGTTTGCAGATTCTTTTTATCAAAAGAAAGCTGGACGTTTCCGGTAACAAAGGCTTCCATTGCTATTTCATTTCCTTCTTGATCATCAAAACCTAAGTCTTTTATCGGTAAATCCCCTTGATTATCATTGTCATGTGATAAAAATAAGTAGAAAAGATAATCAGAATACATGGTTTTTAATGTTGTTATTAGCTCTGCAAGCACATGATCTTTATTCATAAGCGAATGGAATTTTTCAGTCAAAAGATATAGCTGTTCAAATTTTCTTCCTTTTTGTGTAATTAGCAAAAATTGTGAAATACACGCGTGAAAAAATGTACAAGCTTTCACTATTTCATCTAAAGAAGCACTAGGAAAGCGACTTCTATCTAATCCTTTTAGCTCGATCAAAGCAAAAATCGTTTCATTTTGAAATAATGGTATGTAATCAAATTCTCCAAAAGAAGATAATTTTCCTTCATGAAGGTCCTGTGGCAAAGACTTAATTGGACACCTTTCATTAAAAGGTGTAAGGTAATCTAATTGCTTGTTATATGTATAAAAAACTGCATGGCTAATATTCAGCCCACTTTTTAGAACATCTATAAGCTTTTCAATTATTTCGTTAATTGAATATCGGTATAGTTGATTACTTAACAATTCATAAAGTTTACTTTTAACCACACTATCAACTGATTGACCACCCATTTTTTCACCCACTATTAAATGACAAAATCCTTATAACATTATATCATAAAACCTACTTTTTGAGAGAAACTATAAGAGTTTTCTTACTATTAATAAATAAATCAATCAATAAATAAAAAACACTAACCATCTTGACATTATACATATTAAAACATATAATGTTCGTTGTGTATAAAATATGCAGCCTATTGATGTAGCAGTTTTGATTTCATTTTGTTCCCCTTAATGCTAGGAGGTGTATCGAGTAACTCTATGCTGCTGGAGCGAGGATACATGAAAACAAAATGTGCATAATTGTCCAATCAGTTTGGTTTTTATTTTATGCAAAATAAAAACATAAAGGAGGAGTTAGCATGGCTCGTTATACAGGCTCAAGCTGGAAACTCTCTCGTCGTTTAGGTATTTCATTAAGTGGTACAGGTAAAGAATTAGAAAAGCGTCCTTACGCTCCAGGACAACATGGTCCAGGACAACGTAAAAAGCTTTCTGAGTACGGTTTACAATTACAAGAGAAGCAAAAACTTCGTCATATGTATGGTGTAAATGAGCGCCAATTCCGTAATCTATTTGATAAAGCTGGCAAAATCGCTGGTAAACATGGTGAGAACTTCATGGTTCTTCTTGAATCACGTCTTGACAATGTTGTTTACCGTTTAGGTTTAGCGCGTACTCGCCGTCAAGCTCGTCAAATCGTTAACCATGGTCATATTCTTGTTGATGGTGGACGTGTAGATATCCCATCATACCAAGTAAAACCAGGTCAAACAATTACTTTACGTGAAAAATCTCGCAACCTTGACATCGTTAAGGAAGCAATCGAAGTAAACAACTTCGTACCTGATTACCTAACTTTCGACGCAGATAAATTAGAAGGTACTTTCACTCGTTTACCAGAACGTTCTGAATTACCTGCTGAAATTAACGAAGCTCTTATCGTTGAGTTCTACTCACGTTAATAAAAAAAGTCCTGGCCTTATGGCTAGGATTTTTTTTGTTATAGAGAGTTTATAAAAAAAGAAAATCGATATTGGTTAAGCAGTCCCGATTTTGTCGATCGCAATTACGTTCTGGTCAAACCTTATTGTGGTTTTAGCACTTAAAACATTGTTATCTCACTAATTATTGATTTTATTAATAGGAAAACACTCGCATATACATTAAAAAACGTCATTGTGACAATTGATATTGTCACTGTGTTGTATAGTATTTTCATAGAAGTGTCATTTTCTGTTACTATTACAATATGGGATAGTGAAATGATTAGTTAGCGAAGTATTCTCAAAAATATACATACTGGAATGTGGTAAGGTGCCTGAGGTAAAGAAAGGAGACATTTAATTTTAATATGACAACTTCAGAAAAAAATTTAAAGACCTGCAATAAAGGTCATAAATATTATAAAAGCAGTGATTGTCCAACCTGTCCGACTTGTGAGCAAAAACGCAAGCCTGAAAATGGATTTCTTTCATTACTCTCTGCACCAGCAAGACGAGCATTGGAACACAACGGAATAACTTCTTTACACCTGTTATCAACATATAGTGAGAAAGAGATTTTGAAACTTCACGGTATGGGACCAGCATTTTTACCTAAACTTAGGACTGCTTTGAAAGAAAATGGATTATCATTCAAATCTTAAACACTAAGACAGATTAACCATTATTGAAAACATAAAAGTAAAAAGCTTGGATATTATATCCAAGCTTTTTACTTTTATATACTAATGGATTGTTTTGGCATATGCTATTTTGCATTTTCTCGACTGCACAAAACAACTTATTTTGTTGTTCTGGAATTTGCATGTATTCCCTGAAATTAGAATCGAATTAGAAAATACTTCTTCTTCCCTCTTCGAATTACCGTAAACTGTCCATCAATTTTATCTTGATTAGCAATCACTTTTTCTAAATCTTGAACACGTTCACCATTTATATAAATGGCACCATTTGTAATATCTTCACGTGCTTGACGTTTTGATGGTGCAATTTTCGCCTGAATAAGGAGATCAATTAAGCCAATTTCAGCCTCTTCAATTTTTGTAGACGGTACATCTTTAAAGCCCTCTAATATTTCATTGCCAGTTAGTTCTTTAATATCTCCACTAAAAAGTGCAGCTGTAATCTTAATTGCTTGTTGCAAAGATTCTTCCCCATGAACTAGTTTTGTCATTTCTTCTGCAAGTGCTTTTTGAGCTAAGCGTTTTTCTGGAGCAGAACTCACTTCTTGTTCAAATTGCTCAATTTCCTGTTGTGATAAGAATGTAAAATATTTCAAATATTTAATTACATCGCGATCATCCGTATTAATCCAGAATTGGTAGAACTCATATGGCGATGTTTTGTCACGATCTAACCAAATCGCACCACCCTCTGTTTTACCAAATTTCGTACCATCTGCTTTTGTAACGAGCGGGATCGTTAATCCATAAGCCTTTGAATTTTCTTCAGATTTACGAATTAGCTCTAATCCAGATGTAATATTTCCCCACTGATCACTTCCACCAATTTGCAATTTACATCCATTATTTTGATAAAGTTTAAGAAAGTCAAATGATTGTAAAATCATATAACTAAATTCGGTAAATGAGATTCCAGAGTCAATACGTGTTTTAACTGAGTCTTTCGCTAGCATGTAATTGATACCGAAGTTTTTTCCAACATCACGCAGGAAAGAAATGACATCAAGGCTGCCAATCCAATCAAAGTTGTTTGCTATGATTGCAGGATTCACTTCCGCATCAAAATCAAGAAATCTTGATAATTGTCCCTTAATACGATTAGACCATTCTTGTACAATATCAGCTGTATTCAGTGTACGTTCTGCTTTTTTACCACTTGGATCACCTATTAGTCCAGTTGCACCTCCAACAAGAGCGATTGGGTGATGGCCATGCAGTTGGAATCTTTTAAGTGTTAAGATTGGCAATAAATGACCAATATGAAGACTATCTGCCGTTGGGTCAAAGCCTGCATATAACTTTATTTTTTCTTCCTCAAGTATTTTCGTCAAACCTTCTTCATCTGTTACTTGATTTACAAGACCTCTAAATTGTAAATCATTTAATAATTCACTCATCCTTTTATCTCCTTTTTTTGTATTAACGTTCAGTAGGAAAAATGAACAACAAAAAGCCCCTTCAAAACTGAAGGGGCGAATTATTCGCGGTACCACCCTACTTAGGATTAACTTAAAATCCTCGCTCGGCAATTTAACGGTTAAACCGTCTTTTTCTACTAGGCTCACCCTTTCGAAAAAGAAGCTCATGGACGTAATTCACGGAGTATCTATATGCTGATTTCCACCGACCATCAGCTCTCTATAATAGGGAGATCTCCACTACTGAACCCAATCTTAGCAATAACGTATTAATGTTGTTACAAGCATTTTAACCATAAATTCTACCTAATGTCAATGGTAATACATAGATTGACAAAACCATACAAAATATGCGTTCTCATATGGTATAATAGGTAAGATTCGGGGGGATTGAAATAATGAAAAAAAAGGAAGAAAAACTTAGGCGTTTCTCACCTTTTAACAAAGATATAATAAGAGGTTTCCGAATTTCATACAGTGTAATTGGAAGTCTGCTCTTATTATTCTTTATTATTGGCCTCATTGGTTTATGTTTTGCCGGAGGTGTAGGAGCCGGGTATTTCGCTTCATTAGTAAAAGACGAACCAATTCGTTCATACAATGTTATGAAAAACGATATTTACAATTATGAAGAAACATCACAAGTATTTTTTGCAAACAATGTATTGTTAGGAAAAATAAATGCTGACATTGAACGTGAAGAGGTAAAATTAGAAGATGTTTCACAACATGTCATTCATGCTGTCATTGCAACTGAAGACGAACTTTTTTATGAGCATGATGGGGTTGTGCCTAAAGCAATTATGCGTGCATTATTTCAAGAATTTACAAATGCTGCTGTCAAGACTGGTGGAAGTACCTTGACACAACAATTGATTAAAAATCAGATTTTAACAAATGAGGTTTCATTTGATCGTAAAGCAAAGGAAATTCTTCTCGCATTAAGGCTAGAAAAATTCTTTGAAAAGGATGAAATTATCGAAGCGTATTTAAATGTTACTGATTTTGGCCGTAATTCAAACGGCCGAAATATAGCTGGCGTTCAGGCCGCTGCAAAGGGTATCTTCGGTGTGGAAGCGAAAGATTTAAATATCCCACAATCAGCTTTTATTGCAGGTTTACCCCAAAGTCCTTTCGGATACACTCCATTCTCTAATAAGGGCGGGGCTGTAAAAGAAAACCTTGATCCAGGTATTAACAGAATGAAAACCGTATTAAAACGAATGTATAGTGGTGGATATATAACTGAAGAAGAATACAAAGCCGCACTTACTTATGATATACGTGCAAACTTAACTGATAAAAAGCCTTCTTCAATTGACCAATACCCATATTTAACTTACGAGATTGAGGATCGTGCTAAACAAATCATTATGCTCCAACTCGCTACGGAGGATGGTTACACGGAAGATGAATTGGATAAAGATGATGTTCTTTATAACCAATACAGGGCTTTAGCAGACAATGAGATCAGACATAATGGCTATCGTATTCATACGACAATTCATAAAGATATATACGATAAAATGCAAGATGTCGTTGCCCAGTATGAATATTATGGCAGTGATAAACCAGAACAAATAAAAGACCCAGATACAGGAGAAACGATTACGATCCAGGAGCCTGTTGAAGCCGGTGGGGTTTTAATTGAAAATAGTACTGGAAAAATCATTAGTTTTGTGGGCGGCCGAGATTTTGAGCGTGAAAATCTTAACCATGCAACAAATGCTGTCCGCCAAAATGGATCAACGATGAAACCATTGCTCGTATATGCACCTGCTTTGGAATTAGGGCTAGTGCAGCCAGGTTCAGTTATTGCGGATGTACCTTACACAATAAATGGCTACAGTCCAAAAAACAGTGGTGGAAGCTATCATGGCTTAACAAGTGCAAGAACGGCATTGAAATATTCATATAATATTCCAGCTGTAAAAACATTTATGTCTGTGATAAATAAAAACCCAGCATCTTATTTAGAAAAGATGGGTATCTCCCAAATTCCTGATAGTTTATATCCTTCACATAGTTTAGGATCATCAGGAGTAACAGTTGAAGAAAATGTCAATGCCTTTGCAACATTTGCTAATAAAGGAAAATTTGTCGATGCTTATATGATTGAAAAAATTGAAAATAGTGACGGAAAAGTTATCTATCAGCATGAAAAAACCGCTACAGATGTATTTTCTGCTCAGACTGCTTATTTAACGATTGATATGATGAGAGACGTTATTAGAGGTGGAACAGCCGCTTCATTAAATGGATTCCTTTCTTTTAGTGCTGACTGGTCTGGTAAAACAGGTACAACTCAAGATTATGGTGATGCATGGTTTGTTGCAACCAACCCAAATGTGACCTTTGGGACTTGGATTGGATATGATACACCGAAACCACTAGAGAGAAACTATAAAGGGATGTCTTATAGTAAACGGAATATTCTTTTATGGGCAAAATTAATGAATGTATCTCATGATGTCAATCCGGAGTTAATTGCTCCAAAAGAACGCTTTGAAATGCCTGGAGGAATTGTCGAACGCTCTTATTGTGCATTAACAGGTGAACTTCCTTCAGATCTTTGCCGAAGTGCTGGATTAGTAACAAGTGATCTTTTCAATGCAAAGTATGTTCCTACAAAAGTTGATGATAGTCTTACACATGGAAAATTTGTCGTTGTTAAAAACCAAGCATATAAAGTTCCTTCCTCAGCACCTTCCGAATTTGTTCAACAAGGTGTCATGTTAAAAAAAGATATTCTAAAGAAACATGGAATTAGCAGTATTGGAGATTTAAAAAAATTACTCCCCAACACAGCTAAGTTTGGAAATCTTGTCGTAACTGAAAATAAGGAAATTTCTGATAATGGAGCGAGTCCAAAGCAAGTTAGCGGGGTTTCTGTTAATGGTCCAAAAATAAGCTGGGGTGCGAATCCAGATAATGATGTCATTGGTTATAGAGTATATGCAGCAGCCAATCAAACGACCAACTTTAAAAAAGTAGCTAGTGTTCATGCATCAAGTACTTCCGCAAATGTCGGAACAGCACCAGCAGCCTATTATGTTGTTGCGGTTGATGTAGCAGGGAAAGAATCAGCACCATCAGCAATAATTAAAGTTGGCAATTATGCAAAAGAGAAGAGTAAGCCTGTTGCAACTGAAACTGTCAAACCAAAAACACCACCAGCTGCTCCAGCTAAGCCAGCAAAACCTGCTGTTACCCCACCGTCTGAAGCAATATAGAATGTTGATTCTATCATAGTGAAATAAAAAGGCCAGAGATTTTCATTGGAAATATCCAAGAAAATCTCTGGCTCTTTTTGTTTACTACGCTATTGCCACCATTTTTAATCTTCCATTGTAGAAAGATCACCAGTTGGTAAATCAAGCTCCCATGCTTTTAAGACCCGGCGCATAATTTTACCGCTTCTTGTTTTCGGAAGCTTATCACGGAAGTCAATTTCACGAGGTGCTGCATGTGCTGCTAAGCCTTTTTTCACAAATGTACGAATTTCTTCTTTTAACTCATCAGATGGTTCATATCCTTCTCGAAGTGCAACAAACGCTTTAATAATTTCTCCTCTAACAGGATCCGGTTTACCGATAACACCAGCTTCTGCAATGGCAGGATGCTCAACAAGCTTACTCTCGACTTCAAAAGGACCAACACGCTCACCAGAAGTCATAATCACATCATCAATTCTGCCTTGGAACCAAAAATAGCCATCTTCATCCATATAAGCTGAATCACCTGATACATACCAATCACCAGGCATAAAATATGATTCGAATTTTTCCTTGTTGTTCCAAATCGTATACATCATAGATGGCCAGCCTTTTTTAATCGCAAGATTCCCCATTCGATAAGGTGGAAGTTCATTTCCTTGATCATCTACTATGGCTGCTTTTACTCCTGGAATTGGTTTGCCCATTGAACCAGGTCTGATTTCCATACAAGGATAATTACAAATGAGTTGTGCCCCTGTTTCAGTCATCCACCACGTATCATGGATACGTTTATGAAATACTTTTACTCCCCATCGAACAACTTCTGGATTAAGTGGTTCTCCAACACTTAATACATGTCTTAATGAACTTGTATCAAATTGCTTTACAAGCTCGTCACCGGCACTCATTAACATTCTAAATGCGGTTGGAGCACTATACCAAACCGTTACACCATAATCTTCAATCGTTTTATACCACGCTTCAGGCTTAAAGCGTCCACCGACAATGACATTTGTTGCACCTGAAAGCCATGGACTAAAGATTCCATACACAGTACCAGTTACCCACCCTGGATCAGCTGTACACCAGTATACATCATCCTCCTGTAAATCTAAAACCCATTGTCCTGTTTGATAATGCTGCACCATTGCTTGATGAACATGAAGGACACCCTTTGGCTTTCCAGTAGAACCGGATGTATAGTGAAGAAGTAACCCGTCGGTCTTTTCAACCCACTCAATGTTAAGCTCTTTGCTTGCTGTTTTCATTTCAGCTAGAAAATCAATATATTTAGAATCAACAGATTCTCCTACAACGACAACATGTTTTAAGGCAGGTAATTCACTTACAGGAATTCGATCAAGCAATTCAGGTGTTGTAACGATCACCTTTGCATCACTATCTTCAAGACGATCTTTAACAGCACCTTCCATAAATGCTTCAAACAATGGACCAACAATTGCTCCCAGCTTAATCGCACCTAATAACACAAAGTATAATTCAGGTGTTCTAGGCATAAACACAAAAAGGCGATCTCCCTTTTCAAGATCAGCAGTTTTCTTTAACACATTAGCAGCTTTATTTGAGAGTTCCTTCATTTCTTTGAAGGTATACTTCTCATCACGTTCAGGGTCTCGATAATAAAGGGCGATTTTATTTTTCCGGAATGATTCTGCATGCTTATCAATTGCTTCATATGCTGCATTAACTCGACCAGTTTCTGACCATGTAAAGTTTTTTTCAACCTCTGACCAATCAAATGATTCATAGACAGCATCATAGTCTTGCAAATTAAAATTCCCCTTTGTTGGAGATAATGCTTCCAATTTCATTTTAATTCCCCCTTATGTAAACTTTGGTACTGCTACTATATTACAATACTACATTTTTCATAATCTTTGAAAATTTGTTATAATAATATTATAATGTAAACGCTTTATCGTGTAAAGAATCTTGTATAATAGTATATAGGACAAACCTACGTAAAATCTTTCTTCTATATATACTATGTAAATATGTGAACTTAACTCGCTTAAATTACTAAATATTTTAATATTAGCTGGAAATTTGATTAATTATACGGAACATCTCTTTGTCTCTTACTGTAATTAAACCCAAATTTCGCCTTCATTTTTTCATGATGGCAGTTTTTTCACCATAGGAGTGTTGTAGGTAATAATTTCGCAAGGCGGTGACGTAATGATACATCATAAGACATATAATGCAATGGAAATAAAAACACCGAATGGAAGTATATTTATCGAAGGGCCTGTTTCGCAGGACAAACTAGCAAACTATGAATTTCATGAAGGACTAGTTGCATTTAGACAGCCTAAACAGCAGCATAAAGCCCTTGTTGAAATAGCTGGTTTACCTGAAGGAAGAATTATCATTGCAAGACAGCGTGAGATGATCATTGGATATGTTACATATCTTTACCCGGATCCATTGGAAAGATGGTCTGAAGGAAAAATGGAAGATTTAATTGAATTAGGTGCAATTGAGGTGGCAGCAGAATTCCGCGGATATTCGATTGGAAAAAATTTATTAAGAGTATCAATGATGGATGATGCGATGGAGGATTACATCATAATCACTACTGAATATTATTGGCATTGGGACTTAAAAGGTTCTGGTTTAAACGTTTGGGAATATCGAAAGATGATGGAAAAAATGATGAATGCCGGAGGGTTAAAATGGTATGCAACTGATGATCCTGAAATCAGTTCACATCCGGCAAATTGCCTTATGGCCAAAATCGGAAAACGGATCGGCCAAGATTCGATAGAGAAATTTGATCGTTTGCGCTTTCAAAATCGCTTTATGTATTAATTATTATGAATAGGTGTTGTCAACATAGTTGACCTCCAAAATGGAAAATCCCATTTTGCAAAGAAAAATGCGTAAAATGTTTAAGGAGGCAGTTCAATGATCGTTAGGCAAATAATGAATTCTAACGTGATAACCTTACGTGCTGACGAAAGTATACGAATGGCATTAAACACGATGAAACAAAATCGAATCCGCCATATTCCTATTGTAAAAGATGACGACATTTTAGTAGGTATCATTACAGAACGGGACGTAAAGGATGCAAGCCCATCCATTTTCCAACTAGAATTAAGAGAAGATTTTTTAGAGAGACCGATATCGAGCATCATGAAAACAGAAGTTATTACGGGACATCCGCTTGATTTTGTTGAAGAATTAGCAGCCGTTTTAATTGAAAATAAAATTGGATGTTTACCAATTTTACAAGATGATAGATTAGTTGGCCTATTAACAGAAACAGACGTACTAAGTACGTTTGTAAAGCTTACCGGGGTTGAGCACCCTTCCTCACGAATAGAAGTGAAAGTACCAAATAGAGCTGGCATGTTAGCTGAAGTTTCTGCAATCTTAAAAAAACGAAGAGTCAATATTTCAAGTGTTCTTGTTTGTCCTGCTTCAAATAAAGATGCAAAAATTCTAGTATTTCGTGTACAAACGATGAACGTTTCGATGATTATCAGTGATTTAAAGGCTGAAGGATATGAAGTTTTGTGGCCGAAAGTATTGGGGAATATGAAATGACCAAGAATGATACAGTTTTTATTTACACACCACAATTTCAACAATATAAGTTTTCCACAGACCACCCTTTTAATCAGTTAAGAGTTGAACTGACATATGATTTATTAAAGGAAATAAAAGCGATTAACAGCCAACATATTGTTACACCAAGAGTTGCCTCTGATGATGAACTTGCACTTGTTCATGATAAGAAATATATTCATGCAGTTAAAATGGCTGGATATGGACAATTAGATCTCCAAGAAGCTCTTAATTATGGAATTGGGACAGATGATACACCCATCTTTTCACTTATGCATGAGGCAAGTTCACTCCTAGTAGGTGGTACCTTAACAGCTGTAGATTATGTAATGGAAGGAAAAGCAACTCACGCTGCAAACTTCGGCGGCGGTTTACACCACGGT from Metabacillus sediminilitoris carries:
- the rpsD gene encoding 30S ribosomal protein S4, producing MARYTGSSWKLSRRLGISLSGTGKELEKRPYAPGQHGPGQRKKLSEYGLQLQEKQKLRHMYGVNERQFRNLFDKAGKIAGKHGENFMVLLESRLDNVVYRLGLARTRRQARQIVNHGHILVDGGRVDIPSYQVKPGQTITLREKSRNLDIVKEAIEVNNFVPDYLTFDADKLEGTFTRLPERSELPAEINEALIVEFYSR
- a CDS encoding transglycosylase domain-containing protein, with translation MKKKEEKLRRFSPFNKDIIRGFRISYSVIGSLLLLFFIIGLIGLCFAGGVGAGYFASLVKDEPIRSYNVMKNDIYNYEETSQVFFANNVLLGKINADIEREEVKLEDVSQHVIHAVIATEDELFYEHDGVVPKAIMRALFQEFTNAAVKTGGSTLTQQLIKNQILTNEVSFDRKAKEILLALRLEKFFEKDEIIEAYLNVTDFGRNSNGRNIAGVQAAAKGIFGVEAKDLNIPQSAFIAGLPQSPFGYTPFSNKGGAVKENLDPGINRMKTVLKRMYSGGYITEEEYKAALTYDIRANLTDKKPSSIDQYPYLTYEIEDRAKQIIMLQLATEDGYTEDELDKDDVLYNQYRALADNEIRHNGYRIHTTIHKDIYDKMQDVVAQYEYYGSDKPEQIKDPDTGETITIQEPVEAGGVLIENSTGKIISFVGGRDFERENLNHATNAVRQNGSTMKPLLVYAPALELGLVQPGSVIADVPYTINGYSPKNSGGSYHGLTSARTALKYSYNIPAVKTFMSVINKNPASYLEKMGISQIPDSLYPSHSLGSSGVTVEENVNAFATFANKGKFVDAYMIEKIENSDGKVIYQHEKTATDVFSAQTAYLTIDMMRDVIRGGTAASLNGFLSFSADWSGKTGTTQDYGDAWFVATNPNVTFGTWIGYDTPKPLERNYKGMSYSKRNILLWAKLMNVSHDVNPELIAPKERFEMPGGIVERSYCALTGELPSDLCRSAGLVTSDLFNAKYVPTKVDDSLTHGKFVVVKNQAYKVPSSAPSEFVQQGVMLKKDILKKHGISSIGDLKKLLPNTAKFGNLVVTENKEISDNGASPKQVSGVSVNGPKISWGANPDNDVIGYRVYAAANQTTNFKKVASVHASSTSANVGTAPAAYYVVAVDVAGKESAPSAIIKVGNYAKEKSKPVATETVKPKTPPAAPAKPAKPAVTPPSEAI
- the acsA gene encoding acetate--CoA ligase — translated: MKLEALSPTKGNFNLQDYDAVYESFDWSEVEKNFTWSETGRVNAAYEAIDKHAESFRKNKIALYYRDPERDEKYTFKEMKELSNKAANVLKKTADLEKGDRLFVFMPRTPELYFVLLGAIKLGAIVGPLFEAFMEGAVKDRLEDSDAKVIVTTPELLDRIPVSELPALKHVVVVGESVDSKYIDFLAEMKTASKELNIEWVEKTDGLLLHYTSGSTGKPKGVLHVHQAMVQHYQTGQWVLDLQEDDVYWCTADPGWVTGTVYGIFSPWLSGATNVIVGGRFKPEAWYKTIEDYGVTVWYSAPTAFRMLMSAGDELVKQFDTSSLRHVLSVGEPLNPEVVRWGVKVFHKRIHDTWWMTETGAQLICNYPCMEIRPGSMGKPIPGVKAAIVDDQGNELPPYRMGNLAIKKGWPSMMYTIWNNKEKFESYFMPGDWYVSGDSAYMDEDGYFWFQGRIDDVIMTSGERVGPFEVESKLVEHPAIAEAGVIGKPDPVRGEIIKAFVALREGYEPSDELKEEIRTFVKKGLAAHAAPREIDFRDKLPKTRSGKIMRRVLKAWELDLPTGDLSTMED
- the tyrS gene encoding tyrosine--tRNA ligase: MSELLNDLQFRGLVNQVTDEEGLTKILEEEKIKLYAGFDPTADSLHIGHLLPILTLKRFQLHGHHPIALVGGATGLIGDPSGKKAERTLNTADIVQEWSNRIKGQLSRFLDFDAEVNPAIIANNFDWIGSLDVISFLRDVGKNFGINYMLAKDSVKTRIDSGISFTEFSYMILQSFDFLKLYQNNGCKLQIGGSDQWGNITSGLELIRKSEENSKAYGLTIPLVTKADGTKFGKTEGGAIWLDRDKTSPYEFYQFWINTDDRDVIKYLKYFTFLSQQEIEQFEQEVSSAPEKRLAQKALAEEMTKLVHGEESLQQAIKITAALFSGDIKELTGNEILEGFKDVPSTKIEEAEIGLIDLLIQAKIAPSKRQAREDITNGAIYINGERVQDLEKVIANQDKIDGQFTVIRRGKKKYFLIRF
- a CDS encoding GNAT family N-acetyltransferase, translating into MIHHKTYNAMEIKTPNGSIFIEGPVSQDKLANYEFHEGLVAFRQPKQQHKALVEIAGLPEGRIIIARQREMIIGYVTYLYPDPLERWSEGKMEDLIELGAIEVAAEFRGYSIGKNLLRVSMMDDAMEDYIIITTEYYWHWDLKGSGLNVWEYRKMMEKMMNAGGLKWYATDDPEISSHPANCLMAKIGKRIGQDSIEKFDRLRFQNRFMY
- a CDS encoding sensor domain-containing diguanylate cyclase, with the protein product MGGQSVDSVVKSKLYELLSNQLYRYSINEIIEKLIDVLKSGLNISHAVFYTYNKQLDYLTPFNERCPIKSLPQDLHEGKLSSFGEFDYIPLFQNETIFALIELKGLDRSRFPSASLDEIVKACTFFHACISQFLLITQKGRKFEQLYLLTEKFHSLMNKDHVLAELITTLKTMYSDYLFYLFLSHDNDNQGDLPIKDLGFDDQEGNEIAMEAFVTGNVQLSFDKKNLQTLFYFPIKGKQGVYGVLQVVINHNTELDEENKGYITMLANAAGTALENAQLYEQSKRLIKDLQLINEISHRLNKNLKFTDTMTYLSSKIMDSFDAEEVGFFYINQYGMIQFFPGSTKFFSTEEINVYIEYLREKIEKDLEGLFIGDIKSYIHDATYSSVMAVPMVQSNNLKGCALVLHKEPYHFSFDMFKLLQSLIHHTTLALTNSLLREELETLVKTDHLTQLFSRSYFNERIEQSINKDRQGTFVLIDIDDFKRINDTYGHQTGDEVLVQVANIIKNNIREDDVAARWGGEEISVYLPQVDLKTGIIIAERIVKCVRENTSPVITISCGVSYWNAKNHENANKLFSRADKALYIAKNMGKNQVIIQEEVT
- a CDS encoding RNA polymerase alpha subunit C-terminal domain-containing protein, whose translation is MTTSEKNLKTCNKGHKYYKSSDCPTCPTCEQKRKPENGFLSLLSAPARRALEHNGITSLHLLSTYSEKEILKLHGMGPAFLPKLRTALKENGLSFKS
- a CDS encoding acetoin utilization AcuB family protein; its protein translation is MIVRQIMNSNVITLRADESIRMALNTMKQNRIRHIPIVKDDDILVGIITERDVKDASPSIFQLELREDFLERPISSIMKTEVITGHPLDFVEELAAVLIENKIGCLPILQDDRLVGLLTETDVLSTFVKLTGVEHPSSRIEVKVPNRAGMLAEVSAILKKRRVNISSVLVCPASNKDAKILVFRVQTMNVSMIISDLKAEGYEVLWPKVLGNMK